One Cucurbita pepo subsp. pepo cultivar mu-cu-16 chromosome LG11, ASM280686v2, whole genome shotgun sequence DNA window includes the following coding sequences:
- the LOC111805982 gene encoding DNA repair protein recA homolog 3, mitochondrial-like: MARLIRNASFVGRCLFQHERYRIGILGTSTQLCSFSTRGKRKSKSSDGSDSCEENLSKKELALQQALDQITSTFGKGSIMWLGRSVSSRDVPVVPTGSFALDMALGIGGLPKGRVIEIYGPEASGKTTLALHVIAESQKQGGYCVFVDAEHALDPSLARAIGVNTENLLLSQPDCGEQALSLVDTIIRSGSVDVVVVDSVAALVPKGELDGEMGDAHMAMQARLMSQALRKLCHSLSLSQTVLIFINQVRSKLSTFGFGGGPTEVTCGGNALKFYASVRLNIRRIGFAKNGEEIVGSEVQVKVVKNKLAPPFRTAQFELEFGKGICKEAEIMNLGLKYKFISRAGAYYSFNGRGFRGKDALKTFLSENEDVREDLVTKLRDKIHDEQRGKSPNRDETDEESIQEDIITSPTSTDEDAVTAVEV; encoded by the exons ATGGCGAGACTCATTCGAAATGCGTCTTTTGTTGGGCGCTGTCTGTTTCAGCACGAG CGGTACAGGATAGGCATATTGGGAACGTCTACTCAATTATGTAGTTTTTCTACCAGAG GTAAAAGAAAGTCGAAGTCATCAGATGGGAGTGATTcttgtgaagaaaatttgtCTAAGAAAGAGCTGGCCTTACAACAAGCCTTGGATCAGATAACTTCCACGTTTGGAAAGGGGTCTATCATGTGGCTTGGCCGTTCTGTATCATCTAGAGATGTGCCTGTGGTTCCCACAGGTTCGTTCGCATTGGATATGGCTCTAGGAATTGGTGGCCTTCCGAAG GGTCGCGTAATCGAGATTTATGGTCCAGAGGCATCCGGAAAGACAACTCTTGCTCTGCATGTAATTGCTGAATCCCAGAAGCAAGGAG GTTACTGTGTCTTTGTTGATGCGGAGCATGCTCTTGATCCATCCCTTGCTCGGGCTATTGGAGTGAACACTGAGAATCTGCTCCTATCTCAACCTGACTGTGGTGAACAAGCTCTTAGTCTCGTGGATACCATAATCCGAAGCGGTTCAGttgatgttgttgttgttgacaGC GTAGCTGCTCTTGTGCCTAAAGGTGAACTCGATGGTGAAATGGGTGATGCCCACATGGCAATGCAAGCTAGACTCATGAGCCAAGCACTTCGCAAATTGTGTCATTCTTTATCCTTATCACAGACTGTCTTGATCTTTATTAATCAG GTAAGGTCAAAGCTGTCCACTTttggatttggtggtggtccAACTGAAGTTACCTGTGGTGGCAATGCCTTGAAGTTTTATGCCTCAGTACGACTGAACATTAGAAGGATAGGTTTTGCCAAGAATGGTGAAGAG ATAGTGGGAAGCGAAGTTCAAGTAAAAGTGGTGAAGAATAAGCTCGCTCCTCCATTTCGGACTGCTCAATTCGAACTCGAGTTTGGAAAGGGTATATGTAAAGAGGCAGAGATTATGAATCTGGGGTTGAAATACAAATTCATATCCAGGGCAGGTGCATATTATAGCTTTAACGGTCGAGGTTTCCGAGGCAAAGATGCCTTGAAAACCTTTTTGTCAGAGAATGAAGATGTTAGGGAAGATCTAGTCACGAAACTTCGAGACAAAATACACGATGAGCAAAGAGGTAAGTCACCGAACAGAGACGAAACGGATGAAGAAAGTATCCAAGAAGATATTATCACTTCACCCACTTCTACAGATGAAGACGCAGTTACTGCAGTAGAAGTATGA